A window of Tursiops truncatus isolate mTurTru1 chromosome 8, mTurTru1.mat.Y, whole genome shotgun sequence contains these coding sequences:
- the LOC101329648 gene encoding olfactory receptor 10V1-like yields the protein MLETGHSTNIAPLTLAGVLSMGRMLISLPGCGAQMFFSILLGESDCVFLAVMAYGRYVEVCHPLRYNLIVSWQLCGQMTLGSLGLGFLLVLPLTILICHLSVCGHNEIYHFFCDTPAVMRLACADTHRHEAALCAISVAAVAIPLLLICLSYGCIVDTIVRMDSAQGRRRAFSTSSSPLMVVLLQYVCCTLIYLCPSSSYSPEEGQAVSVVYNFFSPVLNPLVYSIRNQEVTNAVRRLWQERT from the coding sequence ATGCTGGAGACTGGCCACTCCACCAACATTGCTCCCTTGACTCTGGCTGGCGTCCTTTCCATGGGGAGGATGCTTATCTCTCTCCCTGGCTGTGGAGCCCAGATGTTCTTCTCCATCCTTCTCGGGGAATCTGACTGTGTCTTTCTTGCTGTCATGGCCTATGGCAGGTACGTGGAAGTCTGTCATCCATTGCGTTACAACCTCATCGTGAGTTGGCAGCTCTGTGGGCAGATGACTTTAGGTTCTTTAGGTCTGGGATTCCTGTTGGTGCTGCCTTTGACCATTCTGATCTGCCACCTTTCAGTCTGTGGCCACAATGAAATCTATCACTTCTTCTGTGACACGCCTGCTGTTATGCGCCTGGCCTGTGCAGACACCCACAGGCATGAGGCAGCTCTCTGTGCCATCAGTGTGGCCGCTGTGGCCATTCCCTTGCTCCTTATCTGCCTCTCCTATGGCTGCATTGTGGACACCATCGTGAGGATGGATTCAGCCCAGGGAAGGCGCCGGGCCTTCTCCACTAGTTCCTCCCCCCTCATGGTGGTTCTCCTGCAGTATGTGTGTTGTACCCTTATCTACCTGTGTCCCAGCTCCAGCTACTCCCCAGAAGAGGGCCAGGCAGTGTCTGTTGTCTACAACTTTTTCTCACCAGTGCTGAACCCCTTGGTCTATAGCATAAGGAATCAAGAAGTGACTAATGCAGTGAGGAGACTATGGCAAGAACGTACTTGA